Proteins found in one Miscanthus floridulus cultivar M001 chromosome 4, ASM1932011v1, whole genome shotgun sequence genomic segment:
- the LOC136552207 gene encoding proteasome subunit alpha type-7-B-like, producing the protein MARYDRAITVFSPDGHLFQVEYALEAVRKGNAAVGVRGTDTVVLGVEKKSTPKLQDSRSVRKIACLDTHIALACAGLKADARVLINRARVECQSHRLTVEDPVTVEYITRYIAGLQQKYTQSGGVRPFGLSTLIVGFDPYTDKPALYQTDPSGTFSAWKANATGRNSNSMREFLEKNYKETSGKETIKLAIRALLEVVESGGKNIEVAVMTKKDGLRELEEAEIDEYVAEIDAEKAAAEAAKKGAPKDT; encoded by the exons ATGGCCCGCTACGACCGCGCGATCACCGTCTTCTCCCCCGACGGCCACCTCTTCCAGGTCGAGTACGCCCTCGAGGCCGTCCGCAAGGGAAACGCCGCCGTCGGCGTCCGCGGCACGGACACCGTCGTCCTCGGCGTCGAGAAGAAGTCCACCCCCAAGCTCCAGGACTCCAG GTCCGTGCGCAAGATCGCGTGCCTGGACACCCACATCGCGCTGGCATGCGCTGGGCTGAAGGCGGACGCGCGCGTGCTCATCAACCGCGCGCGGGTCGAGTGCCAGAGCCACCGACTCACCGTCGAGGACCCCGTCACCGTCGAGTACATCACCCGCTACATCGCTGGGCTGCAGCAGAAGTATACACAGAGTGGTGGAGTCCGCCCCTTCGGCCTCTCCACCCTCATTGTCGGCTTCGACCCCTACACGGACAAGCCAGCGCTGTACCAGACCGATCCATCCGGTACCTTCTCTGCTTGGAAGGCCAACGCCACGGGAAGGAACTCCAACTCTATGCGTGAGTTCCTGGAGAAGAACTACAAGGAGACCTCCGGCAAGGAGACCATCAAGCTTGCTATCCGTGCACTTCTAGAG GTTGTTGAAAGTGGTGGGAAGAACATCGAGGTTGCAGTGATGACAAAGAAGGATGGTCTCCGGGAACTCGAGGAGGCTGAGATTGATGAATATGTTGCCGAGATTGATGCAGAGAAGGCTGCAGCTGAGGCTGCAAAGAAGGGTGCCCCGAAGGACACCTAA
- the LOC136552208 gene encoding protein POLLENLESS 3-LIKE 2-like, producing the protein MMQQEPWNAAAVGLLRPTKSAPCSPIKPAAAAMLRTHSDSFHVAHKVPVGDTPYVRAKRVQLVDKDPEKAIALFWSAINAGDRVDSALKDMAIVMKQQNRAEEAIEAIKSLRSRCSDQAQESLDNILLDLYKRCGRLDDQISLLKHKLQLIHQGHAFNGKRTKTARSQGRKFQVTLEQEATRLLGNLGWALMQKENYTEAEGAYRRALLIGPDNNKMCNLGICLMKQGRVLEAKDVLKQVRPAAVDGLRGADSHLKAYERAQEMLRDLETKLVGRPRADQLDTNWLFDALLLGSSSSLWQPQPCIDHLLPPPAPASAPAPSPAPRDRFADENASVSKKLAALQANMLNVDAQPFYSLRMPPLAAKPRSNTLPQQQPQQKPHNTQQQQQKPAPVHDPLGGNLKRTRSGNCMDKAGAVVDKEQSIDENSGRRKSLSAEDRWPELPDHTAFDEALVAAVLGPVLDDEPTAAEGNGHGKLPASCDTSPAVKEKIGKRLRIFQDITQTVNNF; encoded by the exons ATGATGCAGCAGGAGCCGTGGAATGCCGCCGCCGTGGGGCTCCTCCGGCCGACCAAGTCGGCGCCCTGCTCGCCCATcaagccggcggcggcggccatgctgCGGACCCACTCCGACTCCTTCCACGTCGCGCACAAGGTGCCCGTCGGCGACACGCCCTACGTGCGAGCCAAGCGCGTCCAG CTGGTGGACAAGGATCCGGAGAAGGCGATCGCGCTGTTCTGGAGTGCGATCAACGCCGGCGACCGCGTCGACAGCGCGCTCAAGGATATGGCCATCGTGATGAAGCAGCAGAACCGCGCCGAGGAGGCCATCGAGGCCATCAAGTCTCTGCGCAGCCGATGCTCCGACCAGGCGCAGGAGTCCCTCGACAACATCCTCCTTGATCTCTACAAG AGATGCGGGCGGCTGGACGACCAGATCTCGCTGCTCAAGCACAAGCTGCAGCTGATCCACCAGGGCCACGCCTTCAACGGCAAGCGGACCAAAACGGCGCGCTCTCAGGGCCGCAAGTTCCAGGTCACCCTCGAGCAAGAAGCCACCAGGCTCCTT GGTAACCTGGGATGGGCGCTGATGCAGAAGGAGAACTACACGGAGGCGGAAGGGGCGTACCGTCGGGCGCTACTCATTGGGCCGGACAACAACAAGATGTGCAATCTGGGCATCTGCCTCATGAAGCAGGGCCGCGTGCTCGAGGCCAAGGATGTGCTCAAGCAGGTACGCCCCGCGGCGGTCGACGGTCTGCGCGGCGCGGACTCTCACCTCAAGGCCTACGAGCGCGCGCAGGAGATGCTGCGGGACCTCGAGACCAAGCTCGTCGGCCGCCCGCGGGCTGACCAGCTCGACACGAACTGGCTCTTCGATGCGCTGCTGCTGGGATCGTCCTCAAGCCTCTGGCAGCCGCAGCCGTGCATCGACCACTTGCTGCCACCTCCGGCTCCGGCTTCGGCTCCAGCACCATCTCCGGCGCCGCGCGACCGCTTCGCCGATGAAAACGCCAGTGTCAGCAAGAAGCTGGCGGCGCTCCAGGCGAACATGCTTAATGTGGACGCGCAGCCCTTCTACTCTCTGCGGATGCCGCCGCTTGCAGCGAAGCCTCGTAGTAACACGCTGCctcagcagcagccgcagcagaaGCCACATaacacgcagcagcagcagcagaagccaGCTCCTGTCCATGATCCCTTGGGCGGCAACCTAAAGAGGACACGGTCCGGCAATTGCATGGACAAGGCAGGAGCAGTGGTGGACAAGGAGCAGAGCATCGACGAGAACAGCGGCAGGAGGAAGTCGCTCTCAGCCGAGGACAGATGGCCAGAGCTGCCCGACCACACCGCGTTCGACGAGGCCCTCGTCGCGGCTGTCCTGGGCCCAGTGCTCGACGACGAACCAACAGCTGCTGAAGGGAACGGCCACGGCAAGCTGCCGGCGAGCTGCGACACGAGCCCAGCGGTGAAGGAAAAGATCGGCAAGAGGCTGAGGATCTTCCAGGACATCACACAGACAGTGAACAATTtctga
- the LOC136550072 gene encoding MYB31 transcription factor31-like: MGRSPCCEKAHTNKGAWTKEEDDRLVAYIKAHGEGCWRSLPKAAGLLRCGKSCRLRWINYLRPDLKRGNFTEEEDELIIKLHSLLGNKWSLIAGRLPGRTDNEIKNYWNTHIRRKLLSRGIDPVTHRPINEHTSNITISFEAAAAAANRDREENKGAIFRLEEHNKAAAIGRHHQNHPAGDWGQGKPLKCPDLNLDLCISPPAPCQEEAAMVMMKPVKREAGLCFSCSLGLPKSADCKCSNFLGIRTAMLDFRTLEMK, from the exons ATGGGGAGGTCGCCGTGCTGCGAGAAGGCGCACACCAACAAGGGCGCGTGGACCAAGGAGGAGGACGACCGCCTCGTGGCGTACATCAAGGCGCACGGCGAGGGGTGCTGGCGCTCGCTGCCCAAGGCCGCCGGCCTGCTGCGTTGCGGCAAGAGCTGCCGCCTCCGGTGGATCAACTACCTCCGGCCCGACCTCAAGCGCGGCAACTTCACGGAAGAGGAGGACGAGCTCATCATCAAGCTCCACAGCCTCCTCGGCAACAA ATGGTCCCTGATCGCTGGAAGGCTGCCGGGCAGGACGGACAACGAGATCAAGAACTACTGGAACACGCACATCCGGAGGAAGCTGCTGAGCAGGGGGATCGACCCGGTGACCCACCGCCCCATCAACGAGCACACGTCCAACATAACCATATCGTTcgaggcggcggcagcggccgccAACCGTGACCGTGAGGAGAATAAGGGCGCCATCTTCCGGCTGGAGGAGCACAACAAAGCGGCGGCGATCGGCCGCCATCATCAGAACCACCCCGCCGGCGACTGGGGCCAGGGGAAGCCGCTCAAGTGCCCCGACCTCAACCTGGACCTCTGCATCAGCCCGCCGGCGCCGTGCCAGGAGGAGGCCGCCATGGTGATGATGAAGCCGGTGAAGCGGGAGGCCGGGCTCTGCTTCAGCTGCAGCCTGGGGCTCCCCAAGAGCGCCGACTGCAAGTGCAGCAACTTCCTCGGGATCAGGACCGCCATGCTCGACTTCAGAACCCTCGAGATGAAATGA